Proteins found in one Muntiacus reevesi chromosome 2, mMunRee1.1, whole genome shotgun sequence genomic segment:
- the A1BG gene encoding alpha-1B-glycoprotein, with the protein MFAGAALLLLWGLALSPVTEQATFFDPRPSLWAEAGSPLAPWANVTLTCQSPLPTQEFQLLKDGVGQEPVHLESPAQEHRFPLGPVTSATRGLYRCSYKGGNGWISLSNLVEVTGAEPLPAPSLSTSPVSWITPGLNTTLLCVTGLRGVTFLLRREGEDQFLEVAEAPESTQATFPVHRAGNYSCRYRTHAAGTPSEPSALVTIEELAPPPAPTLTVDRESAGVLRPGSPASLTCVAPLSGVDFQLRRGAEEQLVPRASTSPDRVFFKLSALAAGDGGGYTCRYRLPGELAAWSRDSAPAELVLSDGTLPAPELSAEPATLNPAPGALVQLRCRAPRAGVRFTLLREDAGRRWVPRVLSPAGPEAQFELRGASAVDSGNYSCVYTDTSPPFAGSKPSATLELRVDGPLPRPQLRALWTGAVTPGRDAVLRCEAQVPDVSFQLLRAGEEEPLAVTRSTHRSADLVLTYVGPQHAGTYSCRYRTDGPHSLLSELSDPVELRVAGS; encoded by the exons ATGTTTGCTGGGGCAGCCCTCCTGCTGCTCTGGG GTCTGGCCCTGAGCCCGGTGACTGAGCAGGCGACGT TCTTCGACCCCAGGCCGTCCCTGTGGGCTGAGGCTGGCTCACCGCTGGCACCCTGGGCCAACGTGACGCTGACCTGCCAGAGCCCGCTGCCGACCCAGGAGTTCCAGCTCCTCAAGGATGGTGTGGGCCAGGAACCGGTGCACCTGGAGTCCCCTGCCCAGGAGCACAGGTTCCCACTGGGACCAGTGACCAGCGCCACCCGGGGCCTCTACCGCTGCAGCTACAAGGGCGGCAATGGTTGGATCAGCCTGAGCAACCTGGTGGAGGTGACGGGAGCAG AGCCCCTGCCCGCACCCTCACTCTCAACCAGTCCTGTGTCCTGGATCACACCCGGCCTGAACACCACGCTGCTGTGCGTCACGGGACTTCGAGGTGTGACCTTCCTGCTGAGGCGGGAAGGTGAGGACCAGTTTCTGGAGGTGGCTGAGGCCCCGGAGTCCACGCAAGCCACCTTCCCAGTCCACCGGGCTGGGAACTACAGCTGCCGCTACCGGACCCACGCCGCAGGCACCCCCTCGGAGCCCAGTGCCCTGGTGACCATAGAGGAGCTGG CCCCGCCGCCGGCCCCCACATTGACGGTGGACAGGGAGTCGGCCGGGGTCCTGAGGCCCGGCTCGCCCGCCTCGCTCACCTGCGTGGCACCCCTGAGCGGCGTGGATTTCCAGCTGCGGCGGGGCGCGGAGGAGCAGCTGGTACCCCGGGCCAGCACCAGTCCGGACCGCGTTTTCTTCAAGCTGAGCGCGCTGGCCGCGGGCGACGGCGGCGGCTACACCTGCCGCTACCGGCTGCCCGGCGAGCTGGCAGCCTGGTCCCGAGACAGTGCGCCGGCCGAGCTGGTGCTGAGCGACG GGACACTCCCCGCACCGGAACTGTCTGCCGAGCCCGCGACCCTGAACCCCGCGCCGGGCGCTCTAGTGCAGCTGCGGTGCCGGGCACCCCGCGCCGGCGTGCGCTTCACCCTGCTGCGCGAGGACGCGGGCAGGCGCTGGGTGCCTCGCGTCCTGAGCCCCGCGGGCCCCGAGGCCCAATTCGAGCTGCGCGGCGCCTCGGCGGTGGACTCGGGCAATTACAGCTGCGTCTACACGGACACGTCGCCGCCCTTCGCGGGCTCCAAGCCCAGCGCGACCCTGGAGCTGCGCGTGGACG GACCGCTGCCCAGGCCGCAGCTCCGGGCCCTGTGGACTGGGGCCGTGACTCCGGGCCGCGATGCCGTCCTGCGCTGCGAGGCCCAGGTGCCCGACGTCTCCTTCCAGCTGCTGCGCGCCGGCGAAGAGGAGCCCTTGGCGGTGACCCGGTCCACCCACCGCTCCGCGGACCTGGTGCTGACCTACGTGGGGCCCCAGCACGCCGGCACGTACAGCTGCCGCTACCGCACCGACGGGCCCCACTCCTTGCTGTCGGAGCTCAGTGACCCGGTGGAGCTCCGGGTGGCAG GAAGCTGA